Proteins encoded by one window of Larimichthys crocea isolate SSNF chromosome V, L_crocea_2.0, whole genome shotgun sequence:
- the LOC113745762 gene encoding uncharacterized protein LOC113745762, whose amino-acid sequence MAAPVKLRIILGENNSQRLILPDGIPESVSELSQQIKRQCGIEGLFRLQFMDMEFGNEFTNLLSISDVQDKGTIKVIFISDALVQPGGLAPPPSPVSASSCSPDDSSLSSGCSFDTDILSSPESSSSRSSAWPVLFQVPRFSYDTELQLDRANAAFKATGTLLNPDTKLKSAILNGLAEKIITYKVYLSDSEFENVAEALILKHPCLKEPGSVSGYSGWKTSLKYKLGNYRTKLRELGCPEVTVNALKQKPHGKCSPAYAVKKPKKAEVNYCPAYPTGETTQTLEMIRVALLSEVQKRNNDDKVAMMMDKTFALRREEVVREAPMIADFKTRWPALFHVQEVSSEFKRITTLHLQSKFFSELDAHSAILLKAYSKKGGVQGKKIKSIMVPITQTDSVDVRRECVLKGLCVYLNEDPEKLVKEYMTADESSGSTMAETVFGIFVMRHEGAEPGDAPEDVGIILEGVEVLNNLGSVPFAVAMLLALAYALNLSYPPELKYTFEALQKIIMELDESRLSRKVQALKTYLCR is encoded by the exons ATGGCTGCCCCGGTGAAACTAAGAATCATCCTTGGAGAAAACAATTCCCAGAGATTGATTCTTCCAGATGGGATTCCTGAGTCTGTCAGTGAACTCTCACAGCAAATAAAGAGACAGTGTGGAATAGAGGGGCTTTTCAGGCTTCAGTTCATGGACATGGAATTTGGGAATGAATTTACTAACTTGTTGTCAATATCGGATGTCCAGGACAAAGGAACCATTAAGGTCATCTTTATTTCAGATGCACTTGTTCAGCCTGGTGGTTTagcacctcctccctccccagtttctgcctcctcctgctctccagaTGACTCCTCTCTTTCATCTGGTTGCTCATTTGACACCGACATCCTGTCTTCTCCGGAGTCCTCCTCCTCAAGATCTTCTGCATGGCCTGTGCTATTCCAGGTTCCCAGGTTCTCCTATGATACTGAGCTACAGCTGGACAGGGCCAATGCTGCTTTCAAAGCAACCGGAACTTTGTTGAATCCTGACACAAAACTAAAATCAGCCATTCTTAATGGCTTAGCTGAAAAGATCATCACGTACAAAGTGTACCTCTCTGACTCAGAGTTTGAAAATGTAGCAGAAGCTCTTATATTAAAGCATCCATGTCTGAAAGAGCCAGGTTCTGTCTCTGGATATAGCGGATGGAAGACAAGTTTGAAGTATAAACTCGGTAACTACAGAACAAAGCTCAGAGAGCTTGGGTGCCCAGAAGTTACAGTGAATGCcctaaaacaaaaacctcatgGCAAGTGCAGTCCGGCCTATGCTGTTAAGAAGCCGAAAAAAGCAGAAGTGAATTACTGCCCAGCCTATCCAACTGGTGAAACCACACAGACTCTAGAAATGATAAGAGTGGCCCTCCTGTCAGAAGTacagaaaagaaataatgaCGACAAGGTGGCGATGATGATGGACAAGACCTTTGCCCTCAGAAGGGAAGAGGTAGTTCGAGAGGCACCCATGATCGCCGACTTCAAAACAAGGTGGCCAGCTCTCTTCCATGTGCAAGAG GTGAGTTCCGAATTTAAGAGAATCACAACACTGCATCTGCAGTCCAAGTTCTTCTCTGAGCTGGATGCACATTCTGCAATTCTACTAAAGGCGTATTCCAAAAAAGGTGGCGTtcaagggaaaaaaatcaagagCATCATGGTACCCATAACCCAG ACGGACAGTGTTGACGTCAGACGAGAATGCGTCCTCAAAGGTCTGTGTGTCTACTTGAATGAAGATCCGGAGAAGCTGGTGAAGGAATACATG ACAGCTGATGAAAGCAGTGGATCAACCATGGCAGAGACTGTCTTTGGAATCTTCGTCATGCGACATGAAGGAGCTGAGCCCGGTGATGCCCCCGAGGATGTTGGAATCATTCTGGAAGGTGTGGAAGTACTCAACAACTTGGGAAGTGTTCCTTTTGCTGTGGCGATGTTGCTTGCTCTTGCATATGCCCTAAACCTGAGCTACCCTCCAGAGCTGAAATATACATTTGAAGCATTGCAGAAGATCATAATGGAACTAGATGAAAGCAGACTATCCAGAAAAGTACAAGCTCTCAAAACATATCTTTGCCGTTAG